One region of Gossypium raimondii isolate GPD5lz chromosome 6, ASM2569854v1, whole genome shotgun sequence genomic DNA includes:
- the LOC105773531 gene encoding uncharacterized protein LOC105773531 isoform X2, with translation MATLPQIAVLGAGIFVKTQYIPRLAEISHLFCLKYIWSRSEESSRRAVEIAKQHFPGVECKWGDQGLNDIMQDSSLIGTAVVLAGQVQVDISLKLLKAGKHVIQEKPAATSIPEIETALASYKSVSTNPGQPIWAVAENYRFEPAFVESKKLVAGVGDMMNVQVIIEGSMNSSNPYFSSSWRRNFEGGFILDMGVHFIAGLRMIVGCEVTSVSAITSHIDRTLPPPDIISSNFKLENGCSGVFVMVVSSSSPKIIWRVVGSKGTVQVERGKVDGKHGYLVSLYSADGQCKSTFHPFCGVHEELKIFIHDIVQANLKGNGYEAEPRSSFVEGARDVAVLEAMLESGSKGGTLVNVKKF, from the exons ATGGCTACCCTTCCACAAATCGCGGTTCTGGGGGCTGGAATATTTGTAAAAACTCAATACATCCCGAGACTCGCCGAGATCTCACATCTCTTCTGCCTCAAATATATCTGGAGCCGTTCAGAg GAATCTTCGAGAAGAGCTGTTGAGATAGCCAAACAGCATTTTCCTGGAGTAGAATGTAAATGGGGAGACCAAGGTCTAAACGACATCATGCAGGATTCTTCTCTTATTGGTACTGCTGTCGTTTTGGCTGGTCAAGTTCAG GTAgatatctccctaaagttgctaAAAGCAGGAAAGCATGTCATTCAAG AGAAACCTGCAGCAACTA gtatACCCGAGATAGAAACTGCACTGGCTAGTTACAAATCCGTTAGTACCAACCCTGGTCAACCAATTTGGGCTGTAGCTGAAAACTATCGATTTGAACCTGCTTTTGTAGAG AGCAAGAAACTAGTGGCTGGTGTTGGGGATATGATGAATGTCCAAGTTATTATTGAAGGGTCAATGAACAGTTCAAACCCTTATTTTTCTAGCTCTTGGAGGCGAAATTTTGAG GGAGGTTTTATCTTGGATATGGGAGTGCATTTTATTGCTGGCTTGAGGATG ATAGTTGGTTGTGAGGTGACCTCAGTTTCGGCCATAACCTCTCATATAGATAGAACTTTACCTCCGCCAGAcattatttcttctaattt TAAGCTGGAGAATGGATGCTCTGGAGTCTTTGTGATGGTTGTATCCTCTAGTTCACCTAAG atAATTTGGCGAGTTGTTGGGTCAAAAGGAACCGTACAAGTTGAGCGTGGAAAAGTAGATGGAAAGCATGGTTACTTG GTTTCACTATACAGTGCAGATGGGCAATGCAAAAGCACTTTCCATCCATTCTGTGGAGTGCAcgaagaattaaaaatttttatacatgACATTGTGCAAGCAAACCTGAAG GGAAATGGCTATGAAGCTGAACCACGCAGCTCTTTCGTGGAAGGTGCCAGAGACGTTGCAGTTTTGGAGGCAATGCTTGAATCCGGATCCAAGGGTGGAACCTTGGTTAATGTGAAGAAATTTTAG
- the LOC105773531 gene encoding uncharacterized protein LOC105773531 isoform X1 codes for MATLPQIAVLGAGIFVKTQYIPRLAEISHLFCLKYIWSRSEESSRRAVEIAKQHFPGVECKWGDQGLNDIMQDSSLIGTAVVLAGQVQVDISLKLLKAGKHVIQEKPAATSIPEIETALASYKSVSTNPGQPIWAVAENYRFEPAFVESKKLVAGVGDMMNVQVIIEGSMNSSNPYFSSSWRRNFEGGFILDMGVHFIAGLRMIVGCEVTSVSAITSHIDRTLPPPDIISSNFKLENGCSGVFVMVVSSSSPKIIWRVVGSKGTVQVERGKVDGKHGYLVSLYSADGQCKSTFHPFCGVHEELKIFIHDIVQANLKQGNGYEAEPRSSFVEGARDVAVLEAMLESGSKGGTLVNVKKF; via the exons ATGGCTACCCTTCCACAAATCGCGGTTCTGGGGGCTGGAATATTTGTAAAAACTCAATACATCCCGAGACTCGCCGAGATCTCACATCTCTTCTGCCTCAAATATATCTGGAGCCGTTCAGAg GAATCTTCGAGAAGAGCTGTTGAGATAGCCAAACAGCATTTTCCTGGAGTAGAATGTAAATGGGGAGACCAAGGTCTAAACGACATCATGCAGGATTCTTCTCTTATTGGTACTGCTGTCGTTTTGGCTGGTCAAGTTCAG GTAgatatctccctaaagttgctaAAAGCAGGAAAGCATGTCATTCAAG AGAAACCTGCAGCAACTA gtatACCCGAGATAGAAACTGCACTGGCTAGTTACAAATCCGTTAGTACCAACCCTGGTCAACCAATTTGGGCTGTAGCTGAAAACTATCGATTTGAACCTGCTTTTGTAGAG AGCAAGAAACTAGTGGCTGGTGTTGGGGATATGATGAATGTCCAAGTTATTATTGAAGGGTCAATGAACAGTTCAAACCCTTATTTTTCTAGCTCTTGGAGGCGAAATTTTGAG GGAGGTTTTATCTTGGATATGGGAGTGCATTTTATTGCTGGCTTGAGGATG ATAGTTGGTTGTGAGGTGACCTCAGTTTCGGCCATAACCTCTCATATAGATAGAACTTTACCTCCGCCAGAcattatttcttctaattt TAAGCTGGAGAATGGATGCTCTGGAGTCTTTGTGATGGTTGTATCCTCTAGTTCACCTAAG atAATTTGGCGAGTTGTTGGGTCAAAAGGAACCGTACAAGTTGAGCGTGGAAAAGTAGATGGAAAGCATGGTTACTTG GTTTCACTATACAGTGCAGATGGGCAATGCAAAAGCACTTTCCATCCATTCTGTGGAGTGCAcgaagaattaaaaatttttatacatgACATTGTGCAAGCAAACCTGAAG CAGGGAAATGGCTATGAAGCTGAACCACGCAGCTCTTTCGTGGAAGGTGCCAGAGACGTTGCAGTTTTGGAGGCAATGCTTGAATCCGGATCCAAGGGTGGAACCTTGGTTAATGTGAAGAAATTTTAG